The Streptomyces nitrosporeus genome includes a window with the following:
- a CDS encoding ABC transporter substrate-binding protein — MRKTRAAAVGAVTLSLVLGAAACGGGTPGAGGSDAQPKTLTYWASNQGASLEVDKKVLQPELDKFEKRTGIKVKLEVVPWGDLLNRILTATTSGQGPDVLNIGNTWSASLQAGGALLPWDEKNFDAIGGRDRFVESALGSTGAEGQDPAAVPLYSMAYALYYNKKMFAEAGIEQPPTTWDELVAAGKKLSKDGKWALGAEGSNLSNNIHQVFVLAKQHGADFFTADGKADFTADGVVAAVKQYVDLMAEDKIVAPGNAEYAQNQSLSDFAKDRTAMVLWQTAAATFKSQGMKDDEWGVAPAPVLSGAPGAGTGVNSMVAGINLAVFRNSKNIDGAKKFVKFMTSDEEQVLLNRTYGSIPPVKAAQDDDAFGTFALAPLREALTTSAAALPQVPEESQFETLVGTAVKELFADAAAGREVTTASVRAKLDKAQQQMPRK, encoded by the coding sequence ATGCGCAAGACCAGAGCCGCGGCCGTCGGCGCCGTCACCCTGTCACTCGTCCTCGGCGCGGCCGCCTGCGGCGGCGGCACGCCGGGCGCGGGCGGGTCCGACGCGCAGCCGAAGACGCTCACCTACTGGGCCTCGAACCAGGGCGCCAGCCTGGAGGTGGACAAGAAGGTCCTCCAGCCGGAGCTCGACAAGTTCGAGAAGCGGACCGGCATCAAGGTGAAGCTGGAGGTGGTGCCCTGGGGCGACCTGCTCAACCGCATCCTCACCGCCACCACCTCGGGCCAGGGCCCCGACGTCCTGAACATCGGCAACACCTGGAGCGCCTCCCTCCAGGCCGGCGGCGCCCTGCTGCCGTGGGACGAGAAGAACTTCGACGCGATCGGCGGCAGGGACCGCTTCGTCGAGTCCGCGCTCGGCTCCACCGGGGCCGAGGGCCAGGACCCCGCCGCGGTCCCGCTGTACTCCATGGCCTACGCGCTCTACTACAACAAGAAGATGTTCGCCGAGGCGGGCATCGAGCAGCCGCCCACCACCTGGGACGAACTCGTCGCGGCCGGGAAGAAGCTGTCCAAGGACGGCAAGTGGGCGCTCGGGGCCGAGGGATCCAACCTCTCCAACAACATCCACCAGGTCTTCGTGCTCGCCAAGCAGCACGGCGCGGACTTCTTCACCGCCGACGGCAAGGCCGACTTCACCGCCGACGGCGTCGTCGCGGCGGTCAAGCAGTACGTCGACCTGATGGCCGAGGACAAGATCGTCGCACCCGGCAACGCCGAGTACGCGCAGAACCAGTCCCTCAGCGACTTCGCCAAGGACAGGACGGCCATGGTGCTGTGGCAGACAGCCGCCGCCACCTTCAAGAGCCAGGGGATGAAGGACGACGAGTGGGGCGTCGCGCCCGCGCCCGTCCTGTCCGGCGCACCGGGCGCGGGCACCGGCGTCAACTCCATGGTCGCCGGCATCAACCTGGCCGTCTTCAGGAACAGCAAGAACATCGACGGCGCCAAGAAGTTCGTCAAGTTCATGACCAGCGACGAGGAGCAGGTCCTCCTCAACCGGACCTACGGCTCCATCCCGCCCGTCAAGGCCGCCCAGGACGACGACGCGTTCGGCACCTTCGCCCTCGCACCGCTGCGCGAGGCCCTCACCACCAGCGCCGCCGCACTGCCGCAGGTCCCCGAGGAGTCGCAGTTCGAGACCCTCGTCGGCACCGCGGTCAAGGAACTCTTCGCGGACGCCGCCGCCG
- a CDS encoding ROK family protein, translated as MRATGGRTVRDLRRENRTAVLQRLYFDGPLSRFSLGPATGLSSGSVSNVVADLVAEGLVEEAGSVDSAGGRPRTLLRIRQDSACMIGVDVGETRVRVELFDLDLTELARVEKPLAVDGPRRVDRYDVAVVVGHVRDGIEEVIREAGVDPGRLLGVGVGVPGIVARPPEGGAVVHGQTIGWDAVPLEELLRASVPLPPSVPYFIDNGAKTLGQAEMWFGAGRGASSAVVVLFGSGVGACVVSDDLRSGRAVEWGHLTVRVRGRRCRCGSQGCLEAYAGAEALLERWREAGGSPAAGADEETALTSMLAAAYPAGPGAEADATALAVLEETAEYLGAGFADLINLFQPERILVGGWAGLQLGNRFLDSVRTYATSYALSYPASHVRIGLGTLGPDAVTVGAAILPLADFFAHGGHREPAGAGEAAAPAWKASLRERTAQ; from the coding sequence GTGAGGGCGACTGGTGGCCGCACGGTGCGTGACCTGCGGCGGGAGAACCGCACCGCGGTATTGCAACGGTTGTATTTCGACGGCCCCCTGAGCCGCTTCTCGCTCGGGCCGGCCACCGGGCTGAGCTCGGGGTCCGTCAGCAACGTGGTGGCGGACCTGGTCGCCGAGGGCCTGGTGGAGGAGGCGGGCAGCGTGGACTCCGCCGGCGGCCGGCCCCGTACGCTCCTGCGCATCCGCCAGGACAGCGCCTGCATGATCGGTGTCGACGTCGGCGAGACCCGGGTCCGGGTCGAGCTCTTCGACCTCGACCTCACCGAACTCGCCCGGGTGGAGAAGCCGCTCGCCGTCGACGGCCCCCGGAGGGTGGACCGTTACGACGTCGCCGTCGTGGTCGGCCATGTACGCGACGGCATCGAGGAGGTCATCCGGGAGGCGGGCGTGGACCCCGGGCGGCTGCTCGGGGTCGGTGTCGGGGTGCCCGGCATCGTGGCCAGGCCCCCGGAGGGCGGCGCGGTGGTGCACGGGCAGACGATCGGCTGGGACGCCGTGCCCCTGGAGGAGCTGCTGCGCGCGTCCGTGCCGCTGCCGCCCTCGGTGCCGTACTTCATCGACAACGGGGCCAAGACGCTCGGCCAGGCGGAGATGTGGTTCGGCGCCGGGCGCGGGGCGAGCAGTGCCGTCGTGGTGCTCTTCGGCTCCGGGGTCGGCGCGTGCGTCGTCAGCGACGACCTGCGCTCGGGCCGGGCCGTCGAGTGGGGCCATCTGACGGTACGGGTCCGGGGGCGCCGCTGCCGCTGCGGGTCCCAGGGCTGCCTGGAGGCGTACGCGGGAGCGGAGGCGCTCCTGGAGCGCTGGCGCGAGGCGGGCGGCAGCCCCGCGGCCGGCGCGGACGAGGAGACCGCCCTGACCTCGATGCTCGCCGCCGCCTACCCGGCCGGCCCCGGGGCGGAGGCCGACGCGACCGCGCTCGCCGTCCTGGAGGAGACGGCCGAGTACCTGGGGGCCGGGTTCGCCGACCTGATCAACCTCTTCCAGCCCGAGCGGATCCTCGTGGGAGGGTGGGCCGGCCTCCAGCTCGGCAACCGGTTCCTCGACAGCGTCCGGACGTACGCCACTTCCTACGCCCTCTCCTACCCGGCCTCCCACGTGCGCATCGGACTGGGCACACTCGGGCCGGACGCCGTCACGGTCGGCGCGGCGATCCTGCCGCTCGCCGACTTCTTCGCCCACGGGGGCCACCGGGAGCCGGCCGGGGCCGGTGAGGCGGCGGCGCCGGCGTGGAAGGCGTCACTGCGGGAGCGGACGGCCCAGTAG
- a CDS encoding LacI family DNA-binding transcriptional regulator yields the protein MDRRGPTLEDVAREAGVSRATVSRVVNGIRNVDPGIQDLVRRAIRSTGYTPNGAARSLVTRRAETVALLVSGAGDAFAARVFADPFFGRIVSGAVTCLRGRAIHPVLMFAESDAARTQVVDYLRRGSADGALVVSVQADDPLPRMLLAARVPLVLFARPAQPLPVSYVDMDHRRGGRLAAEHLLARGCRHLAVIGAPRDLPAGRDRLAGFRDALGRAGRGPVPVAEGDFTHDGGAAAMTRLLEEHPGVDGVFAANDLMAQGACRILRERGRRVPEDTAVVGFDDSTVATACRPSLTTVRQPVEKMAAAMGELLADQLKGPPHGPAHLVFEPELVVRESA from the coding sequence ATGGACAGACGGGGGCCGACGCTGGAGGACGTCGCCCGGGAAGCGGGTGTTTCCCGGGCGACGGTCTCGCGCGTCGTGAACGGGATCCGCAACGTGGACCCCGGCATCCAGGACCTGGTCCGCCGGGCCATCCGCAGCACCGGGTACACCCCGAACGGAGCGGCGAGGTCCCTGGTGACACGGCGCGCCGAGACCGTGGCCCTGCTCGTCTCCGGCGCGGGGGACGCCTTCGCCGCCCGGGTGTTCGCCGACCCGTTCTTCGGCCGGATCGTCAGCGGCGCCGTGACCTGCCTGCGCGGGCGTGCCATCCACCCGGTGCTGATGTTCGCCGAGTCGGACGCGGCCAGGACGCAGGTGGTGGACTACCTGCGCCGGGGGAGCGCGGACGGGGCCCTCGTCGTCTCCGTCCAGGCCGACGACCCGCTGCCGCGGATGCTCCTCGCCGCCCGGGTCCCGCTCGTCCTGTTCGCCCGCCCGGCGCAGCCGCTGCCGGTGAGCTACGTGGACATGGACCACCGCCGGGGCGGACGGCTGGCCGCCGAGCACCTGCTGGCCCGGGGATGCCGGCACCTGGCGGTGATCGGCGCGCCGCGGGACCTCCCCGCCGGCCGCGACAGACTCGCCGGCTTCCGCGACGCCCTCGGCCGCGCCGGGCGGGGCCCCGTACCGGTGGCGGAGGGCGACTTCACCCACGACGGCGGTGCCGCGGCGATGACGCGCCTCCTGGAGGAGCACCCCGGGGTGGACGGCGTCTTCGCGGCCAACGACCTGATGGCCCAGGGGGCCTGCCGGATCCTGCGCGAGCGGGGACGGCGCGTCCCCGAGGACACGGCCGTGGTGGGGTTCGACGACTCCACCGTCGCGACGGCCTGCCGCCCTTCGCTGACCACGGTGCGCCAGCCGGTCGAGAAGATGGCCGCCGCGATGGGGGAGCTGCTGGCGGACCAGCTGAAGGGCCCCCCGCACGGCCCCGCCCATCTGGTCTTCGAGCCCGAACTCGTCGTGCGCGAGTCGGCCTGA
- a CDS encoding DUF1996 domain-containing protein — MRPSPKRLPALLLGTALVAGVLGFGTLASAADTGGAGPAATGHTGHSTAVSTRASGDDPDGDGYIPAVPQVTGVTPSTATPPPRYFHEFQANCSVSHTAPDDPIVYPGQPGKSHDHTFMGNTTTDAASTTASLYGGNTTCKAPADASAYWMPSLYDGDEKVLPVGPQVIYYKAGVTDYTSVRPFPRGLRFVVGSPMQSAQEFRAHKGFVEGWECGDSFFNTDIPASCPDRPDVQLNIRFQAPSCWDGKYLDTPGHQSHMAYPVVKPGTNDNMCPASHPVALPMIEFKMAFPVNGDMSRVRLASGRGYSFHYDFFNAWEERTLKAMVDHCIVGGLQCDPRGYDENNPGRGAVLNAEYRLP; from the coding sequence ATGAGACCGAGTCCGAAACGACTCCCCGCACTCCTCCTCGGTACAGCCCTCGTCGCCGGTGTCCTCGGGTTCGGCACCCTCGCCTCCGCCGCGGACACGGGCGGAGCCGGCCCGGCCGCCACCGGCCACACGGGACACAGCACGGCCGTGTCCACCCGGGCGTCGGGCGACGACCCGGACGGCGACGGCTACATCCCCGCGGTCCCGCAGGTCACCGGTGTGACCCCGTCCACCGCCACCCCGCCCCCGCGCTACTTCCACGAGTTCCAGGCCAACTGCTCCGTCAGCCACACCGCACCGGACGACCCGATCGTCTACCCGGGGCAGCCCGGGAAGTCCCACGACCACACGTTCATGGGCAACACCACGACGGACGCCGCCAGCACGACGGCGAGCCTCTACGGCGGGAACACCACCTGCAAGGCACCGGCCGACGCGTCCGCGTACTGGATGCCGTCCCTGTACGACGGGGACGAGAAGGTCCTCCCGGTGGGGCCGCAGGTCATCTACTACAAGGCCGGGGTCACCGACTACACCAGCGTCCGGCCGTTCCCCAGGGGGCTGCGGTTCGTCGTCGGCAGCCCGATGCAGAGCGCCCAGGAGTTCCGCGCCCACAAGGGCTTCGTCGAGGGCTGGGAATGCGGTGACAGCTTCTTCAACACCGACATCCCGGCGAGCTGCCCGGACCGGCCCGACGTGCAGCTCAACATCCGTTTCCAGGCCCCCAGTTGCTGGGACGGAAAGTACCTCGACACCCCCGGCCACCAGAGCCACATGGCCTACCCGGTGGTCAAGCCCGGCACCAACGACAACATGTGCCCGGCCTCCCACCCGGTCGCCCTGCCGATGATCGAGTTCAAGATGGCCTTCCCGGTCAACGGCGACATGAGCCGGGTCCGCCTGGCCAGCGGCCGCGGCTACTCCTTCCACTACGACTTCTTCAACGCGTGGGAGGAGCGCACGCTGAAGGCCATGGTCGACCACTGCATCGTGGGCGGCCTCCAGTGCGACCCGCGCGGCTACGACGAGAACAACCCCGGACGCGGGGCGGTCCTGAACGCGGAGTACCGGCTGCCCTGA
- a CDS encoding discoidin domain-containing protein — MTSPPSAPARPRGRHGTSLVALGALLASSLALSLSPRAQAAETLLSQGRKATASSQEGEAFTAGAAVDGDLTGTRWASRWQDAEWIQVDLGAVKNLSRTVLTWESAYGKDYEIQASDNGTDWRTLKTVTGGDGGTDDLAVSGSGRYVRMQGLARAGGYGYSLWEFQVYGTDGGNNPPPGGAVEVTGSQGDWQLTVGGQPYTVKGLTWGPSVADAPTYLPDVKSMGANTIRTWGTDGSTGPLLDAAAAQGLKVVNGFWLQPGGGPGSGGCVNYVTDTAYKSTMLTEFAKWADAYRSHPATLMWNVGNESVLGLQNCYSGTELEAQRNAYTAFVNDVAKKIHSIDPDHPVTSTDAWTGAWPYYKRNAPDLDLYSMNSYGDICGVRQDWTDGGYDKPYLITEGGPAGEWEVPDDPNGVPDEPTDVQKAEGYTKAWDCVTGHRGVALGATFFHYGTEHDFGGIWFNLVPDGLKRLSYYALKKAYSGSTAGDNTPPVITGMTVTPASAAPAGREFTVRAGIRDPDGDRITPRIYLSGNYANGDKRLVEARWRSTGDGTFAVTAPEKLGVWKVYVQAEDGHGNAGIETRSVKVVAPPVTGTNLALNRPTTASSAQASYGDCPCPASRATDGDTGTRWASDWSDPQWIQVDLGQARSIRTLQLVWDPAYARSYEVRVSDDGNTWRTVHTTTTGDGDVDTVDVTATARHVRLQLTARGTGWGYSLHEFGVYG, encoded by the coding sequence GTGACCAGTCCCCCCTCCGCCCCCGCCCGCCCCCGCGGGCGCCACGGAACGTCCCTCGTGGCACTCGGCGCCCTCCTGGCGTCCTCGCTGGCCCTGAGCCTGTCCCCGCGGGCACAGGCCGCGGAGACGCTCCTCTCCCAGGGCCGGAAGGCCACCGCCTCCTCCCAGGAGGGCGAGGCGTTCACCGCGGGCGCAGCCGTCGACGGCGACCTCACCGGTACCCGGTGGGCGAGCCGGTGGCAGGACGCCGAATGGATCCAGGTCGACCTCGGCGCGGTCAAGAACCTGAGCCGCACCGTCCTGACCTGGGAGAGCGCCTACGGCAAGGACTACGAGATCCAGGCGTCCGACAACGGCACCGACTGGCGGACCCTGAAGACCGTGACGGGCGGCGACGGCGGCACGGACGACCTCGCCGTCTCCGGCTCGGGCCGGTACGTCCGCATGCAGGGCCTCGCACGCGCCGGCGGTTACGGCTACTCCCTGTGGGAGTTCCAGGTCTACGGCACCGACGGCGGGAACAACCCTCCGCCGGGCGGCGCGGTCGAGGTGACCGGCTCGCAGGGCGACTGGCAGCTGACCGTCGGCGGCCAGCCGTACACGGTCAAAGGCCTCACCTGGGGCCCGTCCGTCGCCGACGCCCCCACGTACCTCCCCGACGTGAAATCCATGGGCGCCAACACCATCCGCACCTGGGGCACCGACGGCTCCACCGGGCCGCTCCTCGACGCCGCGGCCGCCCAGGGGCTGAAAGTCGTCAACGGCTTCTGGCTCCAGCCCGGCGGCGGCCCCGGCTCCGGCGGCTGCGTGAACTACGTGACGGACACCGCGTACAAGAGCACCATGCTCACCGAGTTCGCCAAGTGGGCCGACGCCTACAGGTCCCACCCGGCCACGCTCATGTGGAACGTCGGCAACGAGTCCGTCCTCGGCCTCCAGAACTGCTACAGCGGCACCGAACTGGAGGCGCAGCGCAACGCGTACACGGCCTTCGTCAACGACGTCGCCAAGAAGATCCACTCCATCGACCCCGACCACCCCGTCACCTCCACGGACGCCTGGACCGGCGCCTGGCCGTACTACAAGCGCAACGCCCCCGACCTCGACCTGTACTCGATGAACTCCTACGGCGACATCTGCGGCGTGCGCCAGGACTGGACCGACGGCGGCTACGACAAGCCCTACCTCATCACCGAGGGCGGCCCCGCCGGTGAGTGGGAGGTCCCCGACGACCCCAACGGCGTCCCCGACGAGCCGACCGACGTCCAGAAGGCCGAGGGCTACACCAAGGCGTGGGACTGCGTCACCGGCCACCGGGGCGTCGCGCTCGGCGCCACCTTCTTCCACTACGGCACCGAGCACGACTTCGGCGGCATCTGGTTCAACCTGGTGCCCGACGGGCTGAAGCGGCTGTCGTACTACGCGCTCAAGAAGGCGTACTCCGGCTCCACCGCGGGCGACAACACCCCGCCCGTCATCACCGGCATGACGGTCACCCCGGCCTCTGCGGCCCCGGCCGGCCGCGAGTTCACCGTCCGCGCCGGCATCCGCGACCCCGACGGCGACCGGATCACGCCCAGGATCTACCTCAGCGGGAACTACGCCAACGGCGACAAGCGCCTCGTCGAGGCGCGGTGGCGCTCCACCGGCGACGGCACCTTCGCCGTCACCGCACCCGAGAAGCTCGGCGTCTGGAAGGTCTACGTCCAGGCCGAGGACGGCCACGGCAATGCCGGTATCGAGACCCGGTCCGTCAAGGTCGTCGCCCCGCCCGTCACCGGCACGAACCTCGCCCTGAACAGGCCCACCACCGCCTCCTCCGCCCAGGCCTCCTACGGCGACTGCCCCTGCCCCGCCTCCCGCGCCACCGACGGCGACACCGGCACCCGCTGGGCCAGCGACTGGAGCGACCCCCAGTGGATCCAGGTGGACCTCGGCCAGGCCAGGTCCATCCGCACCCTGCAACTCGTCTGGGACCCCGCCTACGCCAGGTCCTACGAGGTGCGGGTGTCCGACGACGGGAACACCTGGCGGACCGTCCACACCACCACCACGGGCGACGGGGACGTCGACACCGTCGACGTGACGGCCACCGCCCGCCACGTCCGCCTCCAGCTGACGGCCCGGGGCACCGGCTGGGGCTACTCCCTCCACGAGTTCGGCGTCTACGGCTGA
- a CDS encoding discoidin domain-containing protein has product MPLSNSPSLAPPAPGRLRRGVTGAVVTALAASLLAVVPGTAAQAAPALLSQGKPVTASSQEHYGTPAAGAVDGDLGTRWSSAASDAQWLQVDLGAPVGIGQVVLRWEAAYAKAYRIQLSTDGVNWSTAYSTADGAGGTETLPVSGTARYVRMQGVTRATGYGYSLWEFQVYGTDGGPVLPGGGDLGPNVHVIDPSTPDIQGKLDRVFREQESAQFGSGRHAFLFKPGTYDNLNAQIGFYTQIAGLGLRPGDTTINGDVTVDAGWFNGNATQNFWRGAEGLTVNPVNGTNRWAVSQASSFRRMHVKGGLNLAPNGYGWASGGYIADSRIDGQVGNYSQQQWYTRDSSIGGWSNSVWNQTFSGVQGAPATSFPEPRYTTLDTTPVSREKPYLYLDGDTYKVFAPAKRVNARGTSWAGGTPQGESVPLDRFYVVKPGATAATINQALAQGLNLLFTPGVYHVDRTIEVNRANTIVLGLGLATVIPDNGVTAMRVADVDGVRLAGFLIDAGPVNSRTLLEIGPQDAGADHAANPTTVQDVYIRIGGAGAGKATTSMVVNSDDTLIDHTWVWRADHGEGWGWETNRADYGVRVNGDDVLATGLFVEHFNKYDVEWYGERGRTVFYQNEKAYDAPDQAAIQNGATKGYAAYRVDDSVDTHEAWGLGSYCNYNVNPAIVQDHGFKAPVKPGVRFHSLLVVSLGGMGHYNHVINDTGASTAPAGTSTVPSTVVSFP; this is encoded by the coding sequence ATGCCCCTGTCTAATTCGCCCTCTCTCGCGCCACCCGCCCCCGGACGCCTGCGCCGAGGCGTCACGGGTGCCGTCGTCACCGCGCTGGCCGCCTCCCTCCTGGCGGTCGTCCCGGGCACCGCGGCGCAGGCCGCTCCCGCGCTCCTGTCCCAGGGCAAGCCGGTCACCGCGTCCAGCCAGGAGCACTACGGGACCCCGGCGGCCGGCGCGGTCGACGGGGACCTCGGCACCCGCTGGTCGAGCGCCGCCTCCGACGCGCAGTGGCTCCAGGTGGACCTCGGCGCCCCCGTCGGGATCGGCCAGGTGGTGCTGCGCTGGGAAGCGGCCTACGCCAAGGCCTACCGGATCCAGCTGTCGACGGACGGCGTGAACTGGTCGACGGCCTACTCGACCGCGGACGGCGCGGGCGGGACCGAGACCCTCCCGGTCTCCGGCACGGCCAGGTACGTGCGGATGCAGGGCGTGACGCGGGCCACCGGGTACGGCTACTCCCTCTGGGAGTTCCAGGTGTACGGCACCGACGGCGGACCGGTCCTGCCGGGCGGCGGCGACCTGGGCCCCAACGTCCACGTCATCGACCCCTCGACCCCGGACATCCAGGGCAAGCTGGACCGGGTCTTCCGGGAGCAGGAGTCGGCCCAGTTCGGCTCGGGCCGGCATGCCTTCCTGTTCAAGCCGGGTACGTACGACAACCTCAACGCCCAGATCGGCTTCTACACCCAGATCGCCGGTCTCGGGCTGCGCCCCGGCGACACCACCATCAACGGCGACGTGACCGTCGACGCGGGCTGGTTCAACGGCAACGCCACCCAGAACTTCTGGCGCGGCGCCGAGGGCCTGACCGTCAACCCGGTCAACGGCACCAACCGGTGGGCCGTCTCCCAGGCGTCCTCCTTCCGCCGCATGCACGTCAAGGGCGGCCTCAACCTGGCGCCGAACGGCTACGGCTGGGCCAGCGGCGGCTACATCGCCGACTCCAGGATCGACGGCCAGGTCGGCAACTACTCGCAGCAGCAGTGGTACACCCGGGACAGCTCCATCGGCGGCTGGTCCAACAGCGTCTGGAACCAGACCTTCTCGGGTGTCCAGGGCGCACCGGCCACCAGCTTCCCCGAGCCCCGCTACACCACGCTCGACACCACCCCCGTCTCCCGCGAGAAGCCCTACCTCTACCTGGACGGGGACACCTACAAGGTGTTCGCGCCCGCCAAGCGCGTGAACGCCCGCGGCACCAGCTGGGCCGGCGGCACCCCGCAGGGCGAGTCCGTCCCGCTCGACCGGTTCTACGTGGTCAAGCCCGGCGCCACCGCCGCCACCATCAACCAGGCGCTGGCCCAGGGCCTGAACCTGCTGTTCACCCCGGGCGTCTACCACGTCGACCGGACCATCGAGGTGAACCGCGCGAACACCATCGTGCTCGGCCTCGGCCTCGCCACGGTCATCCCGGACAACGGCGTCACCGCGATGAGGGTCGCGGACGTCGACGGCGTCCGGCTCGCCGGATTCCTGATCGACGCCGGACCGGTCAACTCCAGGACACTGCTGGAGATCGGCCCGCAGGACGCCGGCGCGGACCACGCCGCCAACCCCACCACCGTGCAGGACGTGTACATCCGCATCGGCGGCGCCGGCGCGGGCAAGGCCACCACCAGCATGGTCGTGAACAGCGACGACACCCTCATCGACCACACCTGGGTGTGGCGCGCCGACCACGGCGAGGGCTGGGGCTGGGAGACCAACCGCGCCGACTACGGGGTCCGCGTCAACGGCGACGACGTGCTCGCCACCGGCCTGTTCGTCGAGCACTTCAACAAGTACGACGTCGAGTGGTACGGCGAGCGCGGCCGCACGGTCTTCTACCAGAACGAGAAGGCGTACGACGCCCCCGACCAGGCGGCCATCCAGAACGGCGCGACGAAGGGGTACGCCGCCTACCGCGTCGACGACTCGGTGGACACCCACGAGGCGTGGGGGCTCGGCAGCTACTGCAACTACAACGTGAACCCGGCCATCGTCCAGGACCACGGCTTCAAGGCACCCGTCAAGCCGGGGGTGAGGTTCCACAGCCTCCTGGTGGTGTCCCTCGGCGGTATGGGCCACTACAACCACGTCATCAACGACACCGGGGCGTCCACCGCCCCCGCCGGCACCTCGACCGTGCCGTCCACCGTCGTCTCCTTCCCCTGA
- a CDS encoding proline-rich domain-containing protein → MAFGGQNPYGPQRQPDGGHTVPPVPPQPGAGPYQGGNPYQGPGPYQGGNPYQGPGPYQGPDPYRGGSPYQGPNPYQGGPQPYPGPSPVPYPQLPVPYGPYMPPPPSVWQRFRAGDWPPLSTLLQRLGAHWYVLAALVCCALPFFLMFVIGYPMARSARLMAHRRFPPFHRRVQDPQVTRVQKARAWCALAASLLILCLYGTEADVEELQEQFMIRLAITPWLLLLTAPVVILVLFRISSPAARPRMRAGIGPAARSALWFVGATTAVPLLFMGAVFIGVQLQDADPPALFTLATFVPALWMVLFVGFASVSVVRTVFGTSEMHAALPALLTGLLVWELTAVNLLSGMPPGPPLVQIAAVVCGPASVSAVAWWELRRLRTRFGVRLRA, encoded by the coding sequence GTGGCTTTCGGGGGACAGAATCCGTACGGGCCGCAGCGGCAACCGGACGGCGGGCACACGGTGCCACCGGTACCGCCGCAGCCCGGAGCCGGCCCCTACCAGGGCGGCAATCCCTACCAGGGGCCCGGCCCCTACCAGGGCGGCAATCCGTACCAAGGACCCGGCCCCTACCAGGGACCCGACCCCTACCGGGGCGGCAGCCCGTACCAGGGCCCGAATCCCTACCAGGGAGGCCCGCAGCCGTACCCCGGTCCCTCTCCCGTGCCGTACCCGCAGCTCCCCGTGCCGTACGGCCCCTATATGCCGCCGCCCCCCTCCGTGTGGCAGCGGTTCCGCGCCGGCGACTGGCCCCCGCTGTCCACGCTGCTCCAGCGCCTCGGCGCCCACTGGTACGTGCTGGCCGCCCTGGTGTGCTGCGCCCTGCCGTTCTTCCTGATGTTCGTGATCGGCTATCCGATGGCCCGCTCCGCGCGCCTGATGGCGCACCGGCGCTTCCCCCCGTTCCACCGCCGTGTGCAGGACCCGCAGGTGACACGGGTGCAGAAGGCCAGGGCGTGGTGCGCGCTGGCCGCCTCCCTGCTGATCCTCTGCCTCTACGGCACGGAGGCCGACGTCGAGGAGCTGCAGGAGCAGTTCATGATCCGGCTGGCGATCACACCCTGGCTGCTGCTCCTCACCGCCCCTGTGGTGATCCTGGTCCTGTTCCGGATCTCGTCCCCGGCCGCGCGGCCCCGGATGAGGGCCGGGATCGGCCCCGCCGCGCGCTCGGCGCTGTGGTTCGTCGGCGCGACCACGGCTGTCCCGCTGCTCTTCATGGGCGCGGTGTTCATCGGGGTGCAGCTCCAGGACGCGGACCCGCCCGCGCTCTTCACCCTCGCGACGTTCGTCCCCGCCCTGTGGATGGTGCTCTTCGTCGGATTCGCCTCCGTCAGCGTCGTGCGCACCGTCTTCGGCACCTCCGAGATGCACGCCGCGCTCCCCGCGCTGCTGACCGGTCTGCTGGTGTGGGAGCTGACCGCCGTCAACCTCCTGTCCGGAATGCCGCCGGGCCCGCCCCTCGTGCAGATCGCCGCCGTCGTCTGCGGCCCCGCCTCGGTCTCGGCCGTGGCCTGGTGGGAACTCAGGCGCCTGCGCACCCGCTTCGGGGTGCGGCTGCGCGCCTGA